From Chloroflexota bacterium:
GTTGGGCGTTATTCCATGATGACGCGTGGCGCATGCAACGTCTCTACGGACCGTTGGGCGTTATTCCGCAATCGTTCGCGGCCAAACAACATCATGGGCGTGGCGCAACGTCCGTACAGGGGGAAACACATGACCAAATTCCGAAACAAATACCGCGTAGAATCGACCCGGTTACCCGGATGGGATTACGCATCGCCGGCATGGTATTTCGTGACCATTTGCACCCGACGGCGCATCGAATTCTTTGGCCAGGTCACCGACGGCCAATTGCGGTTGTCAGACCTCGGCCAGATCGCCCATCGATTCTGGCAAAACATTCCGCGACATCACCTGCACGTCGCCGTTGACGAGTCGGTTATCATGCCGAACCACGCTCATGGAATCATCGTTATCACCTGGCCCGGGACAAATGACACCATTCCCCCGGGGGAAACACCGCCTGATGATGCGGGGCCAGACGGTAAAACATTGTCGAACGGTGGCGGGGCAGTAGAGATGTTGTATAACGATGGGGAACCAGGCAATGCAGAGACATTGCTTGCAACGTCTCTACGAGACAACACAAACCGATTTTCAACCATATCCCCCAAAGCAGGATCCCTGTCCGTAGTGATCCGGTCCTACAAGACCGCGGTGACCAAATGGGCGCGCAGAAACGGGCGGCCCGATTTCGCCTGGCAGCCTAGATTCCACGACCACATCATCCGAAATCAACGATCGCTAGACCTCATCCGTCAATACATTCGCGATAATCCCCAACGATGGGTAAGCGACC
This genomic window contains:
- a CDS encoding transposase, which translates into the protein GQATSWAWRMQRLYGPLALSHDDAWPKNRRRDVAARCGVKQHHGRGACNVSTDRWRYSMMTRGRKIVAETLQQDVGSSNIMGVAHATSLRTVGRYSMMTRGACNVSTDRWALFRNRSRPNNIMGVAQRPYRGKHMTKFRNKYRVESTRLPGWDYASPAWYFVTICTRRRIEFFGQVTDGQLRLSDLGQIAHRFWQNIPRHHLHVAVDESVIMPNHAHGIIVITWPGTNDTIPPGETPPDDAGPDGKTLSNGGGAVEMLYNDGEPGNAETLLATSLRDNTNRFSTISPKAGSLSVVIRSYKTAVTKWARRNGRPDFAWQPRFHDHIIRNQRSLDLIRQYIRDNPQRWVSDRHNLVIE